Below is a window of Halolamina sp. CBA1230 DNA.
CACGGCTACCGGATCGTCCCGGTCAACCCCTACGCCGACGAGATCCTCGGCGAGCGAGCGTACGACTCGCTCGCGGACGTGGAGGAGGAGATCGACCTGGTCGACGTGTTCCGTCCCAGCGAGGAGACGCCGGGGATCGTCGAGGACGTGATCGACCGCCACGAGAGCCGGGGCGACGCCGGCGCGGTCTGGCTCCAGTTGGGGATCGAGAGCGACGAGGCCGCGGAGTTAGCCGAGGAAGCGGGTCTCGACTTCGTGCAGGACCACTGCATCAAGGTCGAACACGGCCGACTGGTCGCGTCTGCCTAGGTTACTCCGCCTCGCTGATCGCGTCCTCGACGACCGTCCGAGCGGCCTCCGACAGCGTCTCCACGTCCTCGCTCTCCGCGTAGATCCGCAGGTACGGCTCCGTCCCGCTCGGGCGCACGAGCACCCACGAGGCATCCGGGAGTTCGAGGCGAACACCGTACTCGTCGTCGACCTCGGCCTCCGGGAACCGCTCCGGCAGCGTCTCCGCGAGGCGGGCCATCGCGTCCACCTTGGCGTCGTCGTTACACGGCACACTGACCTTCGTGTACGGCCGCTCCGGGATCGGCTCGCGGCGCTCCAC
It encodes the following:
- a CDS encoding CoA-binding protein; amino-acid sequence: MPITDDDGLRALLEADTIAVVGCSTTEGKAAHDVPKYLQEHGYRIVPVNPYADEILGERAYDSLADVEEEIDLVDVFRPSEETPGIVEDVIDRHESRGDAGAVWLQLGIESDEAAELAEEAGLDFVQDHCIKVEHGRLVASA